The Oncorhynchus gorbuscha isolate QuinsamMale2020 ecotype Even-year linkage group LG08, OgorEven_v1.0, whole genome shotgun sequence DNA window ATGGTTTTTATACCGTTTATTTCGTGAAATGCACGCCTATGCTATTTAAGACTAAGTTTAAACAGTGGGAACGTTTTTTGTTTTGTAGCATAATGAAACGTTATTTTGTTTGCCTATTATTTTTGAATTGTTCGGAGAAGTTAATGTATTCAATCCATTATGCTTAATATAGGGACTATAGGCAACATGTTATACGACAATGGGATATTAACAATATTAACTTTGTTAGTGCTTCTAAAGCTAAATTAATTGTGCAATATGACAATTCCTAAGTTTAATAAACGATGTTAACTAGTAActagaaattaaatgaaaatggcCAACTATAATAGTTGCTCTGATACACTTCTGAAGttgaagaaaaaataaataaaataaacattcgGCTATAGGCCATAATGGAAGATTGACATTAATAATCACAACCAGCAGCTAGGCCTAGACCTAATATGAGAATAGTTTGAGAATATTATGACAACTACAGGCTAAATATATCAGGAGAGAAGTAAAAGTAGCTAAAGTTTTATTCCTAATATTTTCCCCAGTTATTTTCTCCAAACGTTGCACTCTAATTGTCTGATTGCACTCATTATATTGCATGTGGACAGAATACACTTTTTGCCTCGCTCCATTGTAAACAAAATTCAAATTACATTTTTTTCTAAAGACTACTGAGGAACAATGGTGTAAACGTTTCACTACTGCTTTAAAAGTTACTTTGAAAGTTTACTACTTCGATATTTTTAATATTTCGATAGATTCAAacctttttttctccaaaaatgatTTACTTctattttttcttcttcattttctttttttctctctttataACTCAACTGGAATTGTCAGCTTGATAATAATTGCATGACTAGCCAAATATTTGTATGGTGACAATAGACTTATAATAGGCTaacagtaaaaataaaatgtacttGTAGTAGCCTGATATATAGGCTATTTGGTTTGTAACCGCCAATATTATCCAATCAGAATTCCTAGGATAATCGAGGTATTCTGTAGTTATGGATAAATTCTGAATATTTTTCATTAATTGGCAGGTTAAAAAAAAGATGTAGAATATTATTTTATTAATTTCCTAAAAGTTCAGGACAAAGCCTTGAAAATATGTTACACAAAGGGATACTTTAAATCCTTGTATTATGTGGCTGCAGGATGTGGTTTCAGGTTTATTTTTCGACATATTTAGTTCACCAAGTCAGTTTATATTGCACTCAAGCGATCCAATGGCTCGTGGTATTCATATTCGGACTAGATAATAAGGCAATAAGAATACTAGACGTTACCTGATGATGGTCGGTCCGAATATCTTGTACAATACACCCAGGCTGGCCAGAGCATAGGTTTCGACGAAGGTGCAGAATTGGCATGAGAACTTTCCGAGTCGGAGCTCAGGCACTGATCTCCAATTTCTTCTCCGGGCTTGAGAAGCGTATCTGCAACAATATCTGCTTTTTTTAACTCACTGACTGAACGAGAATTCGAAGTTCCTTCCCCTGACACCGTCCCACCGAACTGCCCAGATTTTGGGGGAAGGCCAGGACTATTCTCTCGTCCATTGAGGTGATTCTCATCATAATTAAAAGTCCCATCTTTCCTCCGTCCAAAGTCTGGTCGTAAAATATTATCAATATAAAAGTTGGTGATCCGGTGCGGTTGCTGGTTCCCAGGTGCTTGGAGAAGAGGAAGAATAGCTCTGTTGGACTCTTCGCCTGAATCTTGATGCTCTCTATTGCCATTAGAATTTTCTTCCATAGTGAAATACTCAATGTCCAATTGTGGCACTTTTCTCGCTCTCCCACACAAAAGTATAAATATTAATTTATGAGGTTTCTAGTTTATTCCTCGTCCAATGCGTTTTTCAATAAAACGGAATAGGAAATAAAAACTAGTTCAGTTTGTTTCAGTATCTAGTTGTGGTAGTAGGCCTACTGAAAATCCGCCTCTTGCCTTTTTCACAAAGAAAAAACAtactttaaaatgtatttctcCGCCTGGCTATGGTTGATATTTGTTGAGGAAGTAGCCTACCATATAAAATGCTGAGTTGTAGTGGTTCCCTTTTAGGACAAATCCAACATTAATGCTTCAACTTTTAAACTACGAGTAGATAGAGGTGCTAACTGCTCCTGAAATACTTCCACTATGGATTTTGGTTCTTATTTTTAATAGGCTACGAGTCCCCCCAGTGACGTTGCCGTCCGGTATCCAAGACACGTGCCTTGGACCAATAGAGTTCCTGAAATGTTACCACATGACCGATGACTCTACACTTGACAGCACCCATATTCCAATTCCCAAAACTCTAGTATTAAAAAAACATAAACAAGTAGGACACTATTTCCGATTCAGTAAGCCATCCATCCCAGGTCATTTTTTAATAATCAAAACCAAAGTATTTTCTGCAGAGATTTTTGTAAGGCTATAGAGAAATCATTTCGTTGGTTTCTCGGTTCAAAGAGCACTAGGCATGCTCATGAAAAGGGGTATCCCCGAATGGGGGTGGGGTGTGAAAACCTCAAATAGGCCTATGTTTTTCGAATTGAAAATAGTTGCATCATATTGATGGGGACGATTACCAAACATATAGGGATGAGCCAGCACTCCCTAAACGCTTTAGCAGTCCCCAACGTTACCAATAAGTTCCCAGCGGTGTTTCCCGACTAGGTGCACATGATGGGTGGTTCACTTGCGAGGCTACTCGTTTTTTCGGCTATTGCACTTGAAGTAGTCCTATATTTCAAATTACATGGGGAATTTCATATTCGCCTATGGTGTCAAAGTAGACTAATCAAAGATGGTGCATAATAGTCATCCGTCGTTGGTGTCTGGT harbors:
- the LOC124041833 gene encoding homeobox protein engrailed-2b-like, which gives rise to MEENSNGNREHQDSGEESNRAILPLLQAPGNQQPHRITNFYIDNILRPDFGRRKDGTFNYDENHLNGRENSPGLPPKSGQFGGTVSGEGTSNSRSVSELKKADIVADTLLKPGEEIGDQCLSSDSESSHANSAPSSKPMLWPAWVYCTRYSDRPSSGPRSRKPKKSTTTTTPSKDDKRPRTAFTAEQLQRLKTEFQTNRYLTEQRRQSLAQELGLNESQIKIWFQNKRAKIKKATGNKNSLALHLMAQGLYNHATSSKDEKSDSD